CAAAGAAAACAGGGCAGGCAGGCCGTCAGACGAAACTTGTGTGGAGACTGCGAAGAATTGCACTATTTTTTAGCGTGTTGTTGTGCGCACAACACGCGAACCTCCTCCACAGTAATTGGTGAATGGATGGCGCGCTCGGAGATGAAGCCCAAACGGGGCAGATTGGCGGATCTGGAGCTCGAGCTTGCTTCAAGGGTTGAGAAAAAGTTGAGAACCTTTGCGAAATTCCAAACGAGCTAAAGTCTTCTACGAGTTGCGAAAGGAAGTAAAGTAATTCTTGAACCCTTATGCCACTAAATTTATCACTATTAATCACATACATACAtgtaaagaagaaaaaaaaattgacTCTATCGACTTAGAGCAAGGGTAATAGTggggaaaaaaaagtctaTAATACGGGGTAAAAGCCAGAGGAACCAGCTCATGCATGTATGGGCAAGTGACATCCAGATGATAGGAAATTAAGGAAATGAGCGCTTGTAAAGCGTTtactcatcctcctcttcggcttcggtgcGAGCACCAAGGGTGTATTTTGACTTGCCGTGAGCATCAACTTCGTGTTCGATAGCCAGCTTAGAGATGTAGTTAAGCAGGTTCTCAACCTTCGTGTCGACAACAGAGCGGTTCTTGCGgccgaggttgtcgagggcAGGgatgatggtgaggatgtAGTAGACCACGGCAATGATAATCGTGACACCAATAGAGTAAGCCCAGATGACAACAACGGTGACAATGTCAGTGTCGGTGTTCTGGGAGAACTCAGCCTTGCTGGGAGGGCTAGTCTCGACGTATTCACCGGCGAGCCAGCCGAAGACACAGAAGAGGGTAGCAAGGACATCGACAACGAAGATGGCGCCAACCAGCTGCCACGAGGGCCAGGTCTTACCACCACGggtgacgaagatgagcCAGTTCTCGGTAAGGGAGACTTCCAAGAAGAGCATGGGCTGGGGAGAACCGAAGTTCTGGATGATACCACCGttctcgaggaagagagaagcACGCATGATCCAGGTACCAGCAGCAAGGAGAATACCGAGGACAACGGAGATAACCCAGATCTTGGGCAGTTGCCATTCGACGGGGCGAGCCTCGAAGTGAGCGTTATCGTAAGCGACGGCAATGGTAGCCAAATCAGCGAACAGAGCAATGAACACAATGAGATCAGCCTTGATGGtctcgttgatgatgatcATAGAGGTAACGAGGTAGAGCTCAAGGTGAATACACAGAGCAATACGGTACTGGATATAGGCCTTCATACGCTGGAAGATCTGACGGGCAAGCTTGATAGCATCGACGATGGTGCTGAGACCAGGGGCGAGGAAAAcaatatcagcagcagcctgggcAGCTTCAGTAGAACCCTCGACAGCAATACCACAGTCAGCCTTCTTAAGGGAAGGAGCATCGTTGACACCGTCACCAGTCATGGCAGTCAAGTGGCCACGCTGTTGCAGCATCTCGACGACCTGGTACTTGTGCTCGGGGAAAACTTCAGCGAAACCATCAGCCTTCTCAACGAGGTCGTGCTGGGCAGAGCCGGCAAGACCACCGTGAATAAGGCGCTCAGAGTCGTAGACCTTGGTGCTAAGAGCCAGCATCTTGCAGGTTTccttggcgatggcgagagCATCACCAGTCAACATCTTGACGGAAAGACCAAGGTGCTGGGCTTCAGCGATGGTGTGGGCAGTATCCTCACGAGGGGGGTCGAACATGGGGTACATGCCGAGTAATTGCCAGGGCTCACCCTCCTTCTGGACGGCAACACCAAGGGAACGGAAACCACGGCGAGCGAATTCAGTAGCCTTCTCACGGAACTTGCgggcctcctcctcagagCACTCGGACATGGCGAGGATAGCCTTGGGGGCACCCTTGGCGGCAGTGTAACGGACACCGTCGCAGGTACAGATGGTAGTAATACGCTTGGAAACAGGGTCGAAAGGAGTGTACTTCTCGGTAACCCAGTTGCGAGCAAGGATTTCACGCGCCTTGGGGTAGCGGCGGAGAGTAAGGATCGTAACCTTGTCGATGGGGTCGAGGTTCTTGACGTTGTGGTtggaggcaatggcagcaacagccatcaTCCAGTTCACATCCACACCTTCGTTGACGTAGGGCTCACGAATGCTGAGCTGGTTGGCAGTAAGGGTACCAGTCTTGTCAGagcagaggatatcgacacCAGCAAGAGACTCAATAGCAGTGAGCTTCTGGACAATGGCCTTCTGCTCAGCAAGGTAGGCGGCACCGACAGcgagggtggtggtggtgacgaCAGGAAGACCGACGGGAACACCGATGATAAGAAGAATCAAAGTCCAGTGAAGGAGGGTGTTGTCGGATTCCTCGGGGGTAGCGATCTTCAAGTGACGGTAGAAACCACCAATCCAGGCGGCAAGGATCCAGAAcatgacgaggacgaggagagaGGTACCAATGTTGTCCATGACAGCCTTGAAGTGACCCTGGTCCTGGGCGCCCTGGACGAGAGCAGCGGTCTTACCGACGAAAGAGTGGCGGGCGGTAGCAGTGATAATACCGTAGGCCTTGCCACGCTTGCAACCAGTGGTGTAGTAGCAAGTGTCGGCCATGTACTTGTCGACAGCGAGAGATTCACCAGTGATGGCAGACTGGTCAACGGCAACAAGGGAGACACCGAGGCGGGCCTCAATggcagcatcctcatcatcctcgtcatccttctccttgaggGTGTCGTCGTTGGCCGTGGCGAGATATTCCTTGTAGGTCTCGAAGGTCTCGGGCTTGTCGTAGTCACAGATGAGGCGAACATCAGCGGGGACGATAGTACCTTCCTCGATGATGACCTGTTTGATTGAGCATTAATTAGCAATTACGTTTCTTCTCGACTCATAAAGTTTGGGCCACTCACAATATCACCAGTAACGAGCTCACGAGCAAGGATCTCCTGCTCTTGACCATCACGCTTCACAACAGACTTCATGGCAATGTCACCCTTCAACGAAGCAACAACGTCGGCAGCCTGCTTTTCCTGGTACCAACCGACAACGGCGTTGAGCAGAAGAATACCGATAATGACACCCAAATCAATCCAGTCACGAAGACCAGCAGCGAGGAGAACAGCCAATTCCATAACTAGATGAAGCCATTGAGTCAACAAAGAGTCCCAAAATGACGCGTCGGCGCCTGGGTAGTGGTATCCTTACCATAGAGAATAGGACCACGGAAGTAACCAATGAactggatgaagaagttggtcTTCTCGGTGGTCAGTTCGTTCCAGCCAGTGCGCTTTCGGCGCGGTTCGatctggctgctgggcaGACCGTTCAAGTCGGTCTCCAGCCAGTCCTCAGGGCAGACGAAGCCCTCTTCGCCAGCGTCTTCACCACCCTTGCCCCAGAACTTCCACCAGGGCTTCTTGGACTCCTTGGCGCTGAGAGCACCAGCGCTGGAGGTCGAGCCACGGCGACCATCGCGTGCGGTCGAAATGTATCGGTTGAGAGCACCATATTCATCAAGGGAAGTGCCTTCGTTCAAGTCGGTGGGACGAGAATGGTCACCATTCTCGACGTCGGGAGCATAGGAAATCCTCCGCTCCGCCATTGTTGCTTCGGCTCACAAAGCCTTGTCGATCCCAACGATGAGAGCAGATGCAAACGATGAATGGCAGGAATGGCAAGAGTCGGACAATCCTAtaagagggaaaagagagagaagggagaggggAAAATGGGAGCGAGGGGACAGGGAGAATGGACGCTTTAATATTGAGGGGGGAGTATGGATTTCACGGGACCAGGACAAACACGTCCTGAAGCTCCAACGGGCGGGCAACTTTCCCTGTGCGTAAGcccactttttttttcttttttctttttttttttttcgttttggttttttttttttcttcccagaTTTTCTATGACCTAGCCTGAATTGGACTAGCATGACCGGGATCAGTTAGTCACTGATCTCAGTTCGCTCCCTGGGCTCCCTGCCCTGGCCGTGGCCGAATGACCGACCCTCGCAAGCACACACACATTTCCGCTTAACGCGACGCATCATGACTGAATTGCACGAATAATTTAttgttttttatttttctgcCCACTCTTTCCGTGGATTCAGTCTCCAACCATGCGGGTCTTCATGCCGAAACTGGCCTAGTCCAATGGTTGAAAActctcctctttccctttGTTGTCAGTGGGTGCCACCGTCTGGTATCATGGTACAGCACCATACGCTGGTTGCTTTTGTCGTGATGGTGAAAATCTCTCCTGCCCTTCTCCATCGCACTTGGCGTTCACGACCGGCAGACCTGTGCCGAGTTTGCCCCCCTCGCTCTCCCCCAAGGCTCCCGAGTCTTCTCCAAACAAAGGCCACAGGCAGCGCACACTTCTCCGACAATTCGACGAGTTTTGCCTGCATTGC
The nucleotide sequence above comes from Aspergillus puulaauensis MK2 DNA, chromosome 3, nearly complete sequence. Encoded proteins:
- a CDS encoding plasma-membrane proton-efflux P-type ATPase (COG:P;~EggNog:ENOG410PFW2;~InterPro:IPR018303,IPR023298,IPR023299,IPR001757, IPR004014,IPR036412,IPR006534,IPR008250;~PFAM:PF00122,PF00690,PF00702;~TransMembrane:10 (i119-142o148-167i339-360o380-407i738-759o765-789i801-819o839-855i867-888o916-940i);~go_component: GO:0016021 - integral component of membrane [Evidence IEA];~go_function: GO:0000166 - nucleotide binding [Evidence IEA];~go_function: GO:0008553 - proton-exporting ATPase activity, phosphorylative mechanism [Evidence IEA];~go_process: GO:0120029 - proton export across plasma membrane [Evidence IEA]), whose product is MAERRISYAPDVENGDHSRPTDLNEGTSLDEYGALNRYISTARDGRRGSTSSAGALSAKESKKPWWKFWGKGGEDAGEEGFVCPEDWLETDLNGLPSSQIEPRRKRTGWNELTTEKTNFFIQFIGYFRGPILYVMELAVLLAAGLRDWIDLGVIIGILLLNAVVGWYQEKQAADVVASLKGDIAMKSVVKRDGQEQEILARELVTGDIVIIEEGTIVPADVRLICDYDKPETFETYKEYLATANDDTLKEKDDEDDEDAAIEARLGVSLVAVDQSAITGESLAVDKYMADTCYYTTGCKRGKAYGIITATARHSFVGKTAALVQGAQDQGHFKAVMDNIGTSLLVLVMFWILAAWIGGFYRHLKIATPEESDNTLLHWTLILLIIGVPVGLPVVTTTTLAVGAAYLAEQKAIVQKLTAIESLAGVDILCSDKTGTLTANQLSIREPYVNEGVDVNWMMAVAAIASNHNVKNLDPIDKVTILTLRRYPKAREILARNWVTEKYTPFDPVSKRITTICTCDGVRYTAAKGAPKAILAMSECSEEEARKFREKATEFARRGFRSLGVAVQKEGEPWQLLGMYPMFDPPREDTAHTIAEAQHLGLSVKMLTGDALAIAKETCKMLALSTKVYDSERLIHGGLAGSAQHDLVEKADGFAEVFPEHKYQVVEMLQQRGHLTAMTGDGVNDAPSLKKADCGIAVEGSTEAAQAAADIVFLAPGLSTIVDAIKLARQIFQRMKAYIQYRIALCIHLELYLVTSMIIINETIKADLIVFIALFADLATIAVAYDNAHFEARPVEWQLPKIWVISVVLGILLAAGTWIMRASLFLENGGIIQNFGSPQPMLFLEVSLTENWLIFVTRGGKTWPSWQLVGAIFVVDVLATLFCVFGWLAGEYVETSPPSKAEFSQNTDTDIVTVVVIWAYSIGVTIIIAVVYYILTIIPALDNLGRKNRSVVDTKVENLLNYISKLAIEHEVDAHGKSKYTLGARTEAEEEDE